In a single window of the Drosophila albomicans strain 15112-1751.03 chromosome 3, ASM965048v2, whole genome shotgun sequence genome:
- the LOC117571112 gene encoding uncharacterized protein LOC117571112 isoform X3 — protein sequence MDNFASAIPWITPQKHDGRAAKIKQNSTAKKERYSSAEIDSLFAYYLKKYRNIKTINNPENSEARTSSKLGMTGLDDDNNILQLCEPLDGQTSNSVQIAVEKAESMLKNTNRKNKRNIEAKKKRYSPAEIDSLFSRYFEQYKNMKTITNREHFEVNSKTIVLEDTNKLPLNIVLKNQKSKPMEEVSKNVDSKLKITKHKNKRSFQAKKKKISPAEIDSLFSSYFEEYKNLKSINNPVNSEENAGPEDTTNMLPFNALLEDQKSKPMEEVLENAESKLKNTNHKNKRSFDAKKKRYSPEEIDSLFASYFEEYKNMKMTNKREHFEVIEDTNNKLPLNIVLENQKSKPMELSPLIIKSSNNVDSKLEITNRKNKRSFEANKKRCSPAEIDSLFAYYFKKYKKIKTINNPENSDARTPSKLGMTGLDDNNNLQLSEPLDGQTSNSIRIAVEKAESKRKITMAKEKRNSKTKNKYYYCPEIDSIFANCFEKYRRNITIDYSDVTVSKRESILGSTGLKVASNILPINPFKDKESFSCWKFTDPLVI from the exons ATGGACAATTTCG CAAGTGCAATTCCATGGATCACTCCTCAAAAGCACGATGGG CGTGCCgctaaaattaaacaaaattcaacaGCTAAAAAGGAAAGATATTCCTCCGCAGAAATAGATTCGCTTTTTGCCTactacttaaaaaaatataggaacatcaaaactataaataatcCTGAAAACTCCGAAGCAAGAACTTCTTCAAAGCTTGGGATGACAGGACTCGACGATGataacaatattttacaaCTCTGTGAGCCTCTCGATGGTCAGACCTCTAATTCAGTTCAGATTGCGGTAGAAAAAGCGGAATCAATGCTTAAAAACACAAATcgcaaaaacaaacgaaatattgaggctaaaaagaaaagatattCCCCCGCAGAAATAGATTCGTTATTTTCCAGATACTTTGAACAATATAAGAACATGAAAACGATCACTAATCGTGAACACTTTGAAGTAAATAGTAAGACCATAGTATTAGAAGATACAAACAAGTTGCCACTCAATATCGTTCTCAAGAATCAGAAATCAAAACCAATGGAGGAAGTTTCGAAAAATGTGGATTCGAAGCTTAAAatcacaaaacacaaaaacaaacgaagTTTTCaagctaaaaagaaaaaaatttccCCCGCAGAAATAGATTCGTTATTTTCCAGCTACTTTGAAGAATACAAGAACCTGAAAAGCATAAATAATCCTGTAAACTCTGAAGAAAATGCAGGACCGGAGGATACAACCAATATGTTGCCTTTTAATGCTCTTCTCGAGGATCAGAAGTCGAAACCAATGGAGGAAGTTTTGGAAAATGCGGAATCAAAGCTTAAAAAcacaaatcacaaaaacaaacgaagTTTTGAcgctaaaaagaaaagatattCCCCCGAAGAAATAGATTCGTTGTTTGCCAGTTACTTTGAAGAATAcaagaacatgaaaatgaCCAATAAACGTGAACACTTCGAAGTAATAGAAGATACAAACAATAAGTTGCCACTCAATATCGTTCTCGAGAATCAGAAATCAAAACCAATGGAGCTTTCTCCATTGATCATCAAATCATCAAATAATGTGGATTCGAAGCTTGAAATCACAAATCGCAAAAACAAACGAAGTTTCGAAGCTAACAAGAAAAGATGTTCCCCCGCAGAAATAGATTCGCTTTTTGcctattattttaaaaaatataagaaaatcaaaactataaataatcCTGAAAACTCCGACGCAAGAACTCCTTCAAAACTTGGGATGACAGGACTGgacgataataataatttacaactCAGTGAACCTCTGGATGGTCAGACCTCTAATTCAATTCGGATTGCGGTAGAAAAAGCGGAATCAAAGCGTAAAATTACAATGGCCAAAGAGAAACGAAATTCGAAaacaaagaataaatattactaCTGCCCAGAAATCGATTCGATATTTGCTAATTGCTTTGAAAAATATAGAAGGAATATAACTATAGATTATTCAGATGTTACTGTATCAAAACGTGAGTCAATATTAGGATCAACTGGACTGAAAGTAGCAAGCAATATTTTGCCAATCAATCCCTTCAAGGATAAAGAGTCTTTTAGTTGTTGGAAATTTACAGATCCATTagttatttga
- the LOC117571112 gene encoding uncharacterized protein LOC117571112 isoform X2, translating into MDNFASAIPWITPQKHDGNLKRAAKIKQNSTAKKERYSSAEIDSLFAYYLKKYRNIKTINNPENSEARTSSKLGMTGLDDDNNILQLCEPLDGQTSNSVQIAVEKAESMLKNTNRKNKRNIEAKKKRYSPAEIDSLFSRYFEQYKNMKTITNREHFEVNSKTIVLEDTNKLPLNIVLKNQKSKPMEEVSKNVDSKLKITKHKNKRSFQAKKKKISPAEIDSLFSSYFEEYKNLKSINNPVNSEENAGPEDTTNMLPFNALLEDQKSKPMEEVLENAESKLKNTNHKNKRSFDAKKKRYSPEEIDSLFASYFEEYKNMKMTNKREHFEVIEDTNNKLPLNIVLENQKSKPMELSPLIIKSSNNVDSKLEITNRKNKRSFEANKKRCSPAEIDSLFAYYFKKYKKIKTINNPENSDARTPSKLGMTGLDDNNNLQLSEPLDGQTSNSIRIAVEKAESKRKITMAKEKRNSKTKNKYYYCPEIDSIFANCFEKYRRNITIDYSDVTVSKRESILGSTGLKVASNILPINPFKDKESFSCWKFTDPLVI; encoded by the exons ATGGACAATTTCG CAAGTGCAATTCCATGGATCACTCCTCAAAAGCACGATGGG AACCTTAAGCGTGCCgctaaaattaaacaaaattcaacaGCTAAAAAGGAAAGATATTCCTCCGCAGAAATAGATTCGCTTTTTGCCTactacttaaaaaaatataggaacatcaaaactataaataatcCTGAAAACTCCGAAGCAAGAACTTCTTCAAAGCTTGGGATGACAGGACTCGACGATGataacaatattttacaaCTCTGTGAGCCTCTCGATGGTCAGACCTCTAATTCAGTTCAGATTGCGGTAGAAAAAGCGGAATCAATGCTTAAAAACACAAATcgcaaaaacaaacgaaatattgaggctaaaaagaaaagatattCCCCCGCAGAAATAGATTCGTTATTTTCCAGATACTTTGAACAATATAAGAACATGAAAACGATCACTAATCGTGAACACTTTGAAGTAAATAGTAAGACCATAGTATTAGAAGATACAAACAAGTTGCCACTCAATATCGTTCTCAAGAATCAGAAATCAAAACCAATGGAGGAAGTTTCGAAAAATGTGGATTCGAAGCTTAAAatcacaaaacacaaaaacaaacgaagTTTTCaagctaaaaagaaaaaaatttccCCCGCAGAAATAGATTCGTTATTTTCCAGCTACTTTGAAGAATACAAGAACCTGAAAAGCATAAATAATCCTGTAAACTCTGAAGAAAATGCAGGACCGGAGGATACAACCAATATGTTGCCTTTTAATGCTCTTCTCGAGGATCAGAAGTCGAAACCAATGGAGGAAGTTTTGGAAAATGCGGAATCAAAGCTTAAAAAcacaaatcacaaaaacaaacgaagTTTTGAcgctaaaaagaaaagatattCCCCCGAAGAAATAGATTCGTTGTTTGCCAGTTACTTTGAAGAATAcaagaacatgaaaatgaCCAATAAACGTGAACACTTCGAAGTAATAGAAGATACAAACAATAAGTTGCCACTCAATATCGTTCTCGAGAATCAGAAATCAAAACCAATGGAGCTTTCTCCATTGATCATCAAATCATCAAATAATGTGGATTCGAAGCTTGAAATCACAAATCGCAAAAACAAACGAAGTTTCGAAGCTAACAAGAAAAGATGTTCCCCCGCAGAAATAGATTCGCTTTTTGcctattattttaaaaaatataagaaaatcaaaactataaataatcCTGAAAACTCCGACGCAAGAACTCCTTCAAAACTTGGGATGACAGGACTGgacgataataataatttacaactCAGTGAACCTCTGGATGGTCAGACCTCTAATTCAATTCGGATTGCGGTAGAAAAAGCGGAATCAAAGCGTAAAATTACAATGGCCAAAGAGAAACGAAATTCGAAaacaaagaataaatattactaCTGCCCAGAAATCGATTCGATATTTGCTAATTGCTTTGAAAAATATAGAAGGAATATAACTATAGATTATTCAGATGTTACTGTATCAAAACGTGAGTCAATATTAGGATCAACTGGACTGAAAGTAGCAAGCAATATTTTGCCAATCAATCCCTTCAAGGATAAAGAGTCTTTTAGTTGTTGGAAATTTACAGATCCATTagttatttga
- the LOC117571112 gene encoding uncharacterized protein LOC117571112 isoform X1 → MKAIAELQYTDSDCGFVDEKKINDHVVYYKHDKDSLVRQSLDNLTFLGILVRTGSSAFALRQNLQFASEASAIPWITPQKHDGNLKRAAKIKQNSTAKKERYSSAEIDSLFAYYLKKYRNIKTINNPENSEARTSSKLGMTGLDDDNNILQLCEPLDGQTSNSVQIAVEKAESMLKNTNRKNKRNIEAKKKRYSPAEIDSLFSRYFEQYKNMKTITNREHFEVNSKTIVLEDTNKLPLNIVLKNQKSKPMEEVSKNVDSKLKITKHKNKRSFQAKKKKISPAEIDSLFSSYFEEYKNLKSINNPVNSEENAGPEDTTNMLPFNALLEDQKSKPMEEVLENAESKLKNTNHKNKRSFDAKKKRYSPEEIDSLFASYFEEYKNMKMTNKREHFEVIEDTNNKLPLNIVLENQKSKPMELSPLIIKSSNNVDSKLEITNRKNKRSFEANKKRCSPAEIDSLFAYYFKKYKKIKTINNPENSDARTPSKLGMTGLDDNNNLQLSEPLDGQTSNSIRIAVEKAESKRKITMAKEKRNSKTKNKYYYCPEIDSIFANCFEKYRRNITIDYSDVTVSKRESILGSTGLKVASNILPINPFKDKESFSCWKFTDPLVI, encoded by the exons ATGAAGGCGATCGCTGAACTTCAGTACACTGACTCTGATTGTGGTTTTGTGGACGAAAAGAAGATCAACGATCATGTGGTGTATTACAAGCATGATAAAGATTCGCTTGTTAGGCAGTCGCTAGacaatttaacttttttggGCATCTTGGTGCGAACTGGATCTTCGGCGTTTGCTTTGCGACAAAACCTACAATTTGCATCTGAAGCAAGTGCAATTCCATGGATCACTCCTCAAAAGCACGATGGG AACCTTAAGCGTGCCgctaaaattaaacaaaattcaacaGCTAAAAAGGAAAGATATTCCTCCGCAGAAATAGATTCGCTTTTTGCCTactacttaaaaaaatataggaacatcaaaactataaataatcCTGAAAACTCCGAAGCAAGAACTTCTTCAAAGCTTGGGATGACAGGACTCGACGATGataacaatattttacaaCTCTGTGAGCCTCTCGATGGTCAGACCTCTAATTCAGTTCAGATTGCGGTAGAAAAAGCGGAATCAATGCTTAAAAACACAAATcgcaaaaacaaacgaaatattgaggctaaaaagaaaagatattCCCCCGCAGAAATAGATTCGTTATTTTCCAGATACTTTGAACAATATAAGAACATGAAAACGATCACTAATCGTGAACACTTTGAAGTAAATAGTAAGACCATAGTATTAGAAGATACAAACAAGTTGCCACTCAATATCGTTCTCAAGAATCAGAAATCAAAACCAATGGAGGAAGTTTCGAAAAATGTGGATTCGAAGCTTAAAatcacaaaacacaaaaacaaacgaagTTTTCaagctaaaaagaaaaaaatttccCCCGCAGAAATAGATTCGTTATTTTCCAGCTACTTTGAAGAATACAAGAACCTGAAAAGCATAAATAATCCTGTAAACTCTGAAGAAAATGCAGGACCGGAGGATACAACCAATATGTTGCCTTTTAATGCTCTTCTCGAGGATCAGAAGTCGAAACCAATGGAGGAAGTTTTGGAAAATGCGGAATCAAAGCTTAAAAAcacaaatcacaaaaacaaacgaagTTTTGAcgctaaaaagaaaagatattCCCCCGAAGAAATAGATTCGTTGTTTGCCAGTTACTTTGAAGAATAcaagaacatgaaaatgaCCAATAAACGTGAACACTTCGAAGTAATAGAAGATACAAACAATAAGTTGCCACTCAATATCGTTCTCGAGAATCAGAAATCAAAACCAATGGAGCTTTCTCCATTGATCATCAAATCATCAAATAATGTGGATTCGAAGCTTGAAATCACAAATCGCAAAAACAAACGAAGTTTCGAAGCTAACAAGAAAAGATGTTCCCCCGCAGAAATAGATTCGCTTTTTGcctattattttaaaaaatataagaaaatcaaaactataaataatcCTGAAAACTCCGACGCAAGAACTCCTTCAAAACTTGGGATGACAGGACTGgacgataataataatttacaactCAGTGAACCTCTGGATGGTCAGACCTCTAATTCAATTCGGATTGCGGTAGAAAAAGCGGAATCAAAGCGTAAAATTACAATGGCCAAAGAGAAACGAAATTCGAAaacaaagaataaatattactaCTGCCCAGAAATCGATTCGATATTTGCTAATTGCTTTGAAAAATATAGAAGGAATATAACTATAGATTATTCAGATGTTACTGTATCAAAACGTGAGTCAATATTAGGATCAACTGGACTGAAAGTAGCAAGCAATATTTTGCCAATCAATCCCTTCAAGGATAAAGAGTCTTTTAGTTGTTGGAAATTTACAGATCCATTagttatttga